In Glandiceps talaboti chromosome 4, keGlaTala1.1, whole genome shotgun sequence, a single window of DNA contains:
- the LOC144434594 gene encoding inositol polyphosphate 1-phosphatase-like, producing the protein MAQFLKSLIGVSNKAANLARAIRSEHALFELLVQEKTGDAKNKRFVQDFKTLGDVLIQEMVKHDLLAQFPEMKDHIFGEESNEFTNTLGDSITVAVQSTVTDTSQLLSRVLDGNDIAADILAKVLHQEVDIPQDEALSQLTLEVDINSLAVWIDPIDSTAEYIKGISDAKPDGGIYSVGLQCATVLIGAYDRQSGKSVIGVVNQPFQHLDPATSKWSGRYIWGVACNGVRANSYSECQSETQAKANNFLAVLSPSEKEHIKSTISSINQSKYQYGSGAGYKALCVCDKLADVYVLSRGSTFKWDCCAPHAILNSMGGGMLDLQKALKVAEGEDIGTAEILYDKPDNSVWEPGQQWSNSGGVIAYWTLDSLNTFLKAETDQIQK; encoded by the exons ATGGCACAATTTCTGAAATCACTGATTGGTGTGTCTAACAAGGCAGCTAACCTAGCCAGGGCAATACGATCTGAGCATGCTCTGTTTGAATTACTGGTACAAGAGAAAACTGGTGATGCCAAGAACAAGAGATTTGTACAAGACTTCAAGACTCTGGGGGATGTCCTGATACAAGAAATGGTTAAACATGATCTCTTAGCCCAG TTTCCAGAAATGAAAGATCACATTTTTGGTGAAGAAAGTAATGAGTTCACTAACACATTAGGTGATAGCATTACAGTAGCAGTGCAGTCTACAGTTACTGATACATCACAGTTACTTAGTAGAGTATTGGATGGTAATGACATAGCTGCCGATATACTAGCCAAGGTTCTACATCAAGAAGTAGACATACCGCAAGATGAGGCACTATCACAGCTAACATTGGAAGTTGATATCAACTCACTGGCTGTGTGGATTGACCCAATAG ATTCTACTGCTGAGTATATCAAAGGTATATCTGATGCCAAGCCAGATGGGGGTATCTATTCAGTAGGCTTACAATGTGCAACTGTCCTTATTGGTGCTTATGATAGACAATCTGGTAAATCTGTTATTGGTGTTGTTAATCAACCATTTCAACATCTTGACCCAGCTACCTCAAA GTGGTCAGGGCGATATATCTGGGGAGTTGCATGTAATGGGGTAAGGGCCAACTCATACTCCGAGTGTCAGAGTGAAACACAGGCCAAAGCTAATAACTTTCTTGCTGTGTTAAGTCCAAGTGAGAAAGAGCATATCAAGTCAACAATATCATCAATAAATCAGAGTAAATACCAATATGGCAGTGGTGCCGGCTACAAAGCATTATGTGTTTGTGACAAACTAGCCGATGTCTACGTCTTATCAAGGGGTAGCACTTTCAAATGGGATTGCTGTGCCCCTCATGCGATTTTGAACTCTATGGGTGGTGGTATGTTAGACCTACAGAAAGCTTTGAAGGTTGCAGAGGGAGAGGATATTGGCACTGCAGAGATATTGTATGACAAGCCAGATAATAGCGTGTGGGAACCTGGCCAGCAGTGGTCCAATAGTGGTGGTGTTATTGCTTACTGGACTTTGGACTCTCTCAACACATTTCTGAAAGCTGAAACTGATCAAATACAAAAGTAA